The following is a genomic window from Bacteroidales bacterium.
TTTGTCCAGAGCCGGAAAGCACTGATTTGGAAGATGAGTGAGAAGTTAATCGTCATGAAAAAATTGTCAAGGTGGCGAGCAAAAATTGTGACAAGCTTATTACCCCAACCATCCGGGTTATGGGCAGTAGTTATTTTGTCATATATTATCCCCAAGTCCTTGAATGATAGCAGTATTTGTCACGGTATGATATACTTAATGGATGGCAGAATCCCTGAAGAGATGCTATAGAGGTTGATTAATGGTCACGACGAGAGAATCATGATAGAGAAAACGAAATTGTCACGTAAATGATAATTGGTCCAGATAGTCCGTTATAGGCTAGTAATTTAAATATTGAAAGATGTTTTTTTAATTATGATAGATGACCAGTATTTGTCAGGTAAGGATAAAATTATTTAGATGAAGATTCAAAAACCATGGCAACAGAAATCATGATATGCTGCTTTTATTTAAAAGAATACTTCATGCCTAATTGAACTTCTAAGTATCCAAAACCTGATATCGTATAGGTTAGATTAGATTCTAATTTAACGGAAAATGAATTTGATATGTTAATATATGTACCAGTCCCAATTTCATAAAACAGAAATAATTTTCCGTCATGATTGTTAATCTCTCCATTGATTGGCTCCGTCATCATTTCACTTGAAGTATATTCTCCAACATAATACCTTTTAAAGTAGGTTGTCCTTAATCCGGTCTTTAAGTATGGGTCGAAAATCTTTGAGGGAGTAAGTAAATTATAATAAACACTAAAGGGAATTTCAAAAATGTATCTGTTATCAGTAGATTCCTCACTGTAGTAGAATAATCCAAGAGCAAAAGTTGAAATATCTGTCAAGCGAGCTTTGTAGTTTAATCCAGAACTTAAAGATAGTCTGTCATTTAAATCATGGTGTATTGCGAAGTTAACTCCGAAAGGATATATAACCTCCCTTATACCTTTTGTGTAATAATCATAAGACTTTTCGCCGGTGCTACCATAATAATAGAATGTGCTAATCGGAGAATATGAAATAGATGCAGACCATTTTCTTAGGCCTTGAGTATTGTCTTGTCCTGTAATTTTTGAGGAAGAGAAAATTGTGAGTAAAACTAAAAACAAAAAAGATTTTTTCATTTTAGTAGGCTGTTAGTTAAGTTGTTGTTAAATAAGAAGCCACAAATATTATGCCGATTTGCTTAATTCCGGTCTTTAATCGCGGGTCCGCCCAATTGAGTATTATTTGCTTCGGAGCTGTTATAGGTTTTTACGCGGATAGATAATTAGTCAAGGTATATCGAATTTGTCTCGGTTTACTGTTAATTTGTTAACAACAAAGTGGTGATTCAAATACCGTGTGTGATTACACAATCCCGGCAGATGTCGATAATTCAAATGTCATTATGAAATGGTCACGATGAGAGAATCCTGATAGAGAAAACGAAATTGTCACGTCAATGATAATTAGTCAAGATAGTCCGTTATAGGCCAGTGGCGCTGAGAGATAATCTGTCAAGGTAAAACGAATCTTTCACACTGACGAATTTGTCTAGGTAACTGTAACTGAATCAGCGCTATTGCCCATAACGGCTCGGTGGTTAGGATTAGTTGCCGTCTGTGTCGGGGTTGGCATGAGTTTTTGCACAGTCCCGATAAATGAGCAGGATTTGGCTGTCACGATAAAGTTGTCAAGATGAGTGAGTCCTGATAAGTGAGCAGGATTTGTCACGGTATGAAAAAATTGTCACGACGGTGATGCAAAAACCATGACAACAGGAGCGAAGGCCGGCAGCCCCATTGGCTTTGTCACGGTAGCAGGATTAGTCATGGTATATAAAACTAGATAAGTGGGTGAAATTTACGGTGATAGACGTGGTGGCTATTACGGATTTGTCCGGGCTGCCGAAGGCAATTAAGCCTACCATCCGGGTTATGCTTAGGCCTGGAATTAAAACTCAATTTTCAGGTAGATTTGTCACGGTCACGATATACAATCTGTCAGCGATTAAGATATTGTCCCTTTTTGATGAAATTTTGCTTTGAAGACCATGGCCTTTATGTCCAGTCGGAATACTGAGAAAGTAAATTTATAATTGATGCGAAAAACTTTAGTCTATTTTTTTCATCCTGTAAAGAGTAGATCCCCAAAATGCAAAACCAAGCTCTCTTTGCGGAAAATTTGTCAAATTCATTGACAATGAAGGTATCAACTCTGATTTAGTCCATGTTATTCCGCCATCTTTAGTCCTATAGTAAATACTCCCCTTAAAAACAGGCCAATCACCGCCTTCATATGCAGACACATATTCTAAATGAAAACCTTCATTTTCATTACTGAAATGTAGCGTCCCAAGACCATCAAATGGGAAATTGGTCTTTGTCCAACTTAAGCCTCCGTCAGTTGTTTTGAATATTTCTGAAATGCCATCAATATAGCCAATGGTTTCATTGTAAAAGTATAATTCTCTAATATCATAGGTTGTTTTTACAGGTGTGTTCAATGTAGTCCATGTCTGACCATAATCTGAACTTTTATAAATTCGTTGATTCTTTCCAGCAACAAAGATTAAATTACCAGCAAAGACTAGCTCATCATAAGGTGCAATAATTTCTAAATTATTTATAGACCAATTTATACCACCATCTGAAGTAGTTGCGAGTTTTTTGTTTTGCATGCCGTTATTTCCAGTTGTATAAATAATTGCAACCCCTTTTAATTCGTCAAAGAATTTTAGTGAATGTATACTTAAATAATTAGGGAAAAATGTTTTTGTCCAGGTCTCTCCTCCATTCGTAGTTTTTAACAGCAAACAGCCTTTATTGCAGTCTGCGCCTAAACAGTTCATCGATTGGCTTGATACAAATCCAACATTCTCATTAATGAAAAAAACAGAATGCAGGTGGAGAGTAGTGCCGGAATTTTGCTTAGTCCACATTTCTCCTGAATCAGTTGTTTTATAGATGTCGCCATTATATCCAACCACAAATCCAATTTCAGAATTTAGGAAATAAAGACCTCTTGAATTAATAGAAAAATCGTAAGTTGATTTTGAGAACTCCCAACCATCCAAACTTAACACGGTATTGTCAATAGGGTTAAATTTGGTTTCTGCTTCATTTATTGGTTTACTACAACCAATTAGAAATATTGCTACCAATAATATTCCAGTACTTATTTTTGACATGATAATTGGATAAAGGTTAGACAATCAAGGTATTTCTAGATGATCAATTATATAATTCTGAATTAACTTTACTGTTAATCTATTAACAGCAAAAATCGTTCCAATGCAGATTTGAATTTGCGGTGTTACCTAGTCCCGATAGGGGAGCAGGATTTGTCTTGATATACAAATTTGTCATGGTAAACGGTCTCACAGCGAATAAGAAATTGTCCAATTTATGATAAAATTCTACTTCGAAACCGTTATGCTTAGGCCTTTTCGGTCATGACGGATCTGTCCCGTAACGGCCTGAGGCTTAAGCATAACGGCTCGGTGGTATGGGGAGTTGCCGTCTATGTCGGGTTGGCATGTGTTTTTGCACAGTCCCGATAGATGAGCAGGATTTGGATGTCACGATAAAGTGGTCCAGATGAGTGTGTCCCGATAAGTGAGCAGGATTTGTCACGATATGATAAAATTATCACGATGGTGATGCAAAAACCATGACAACGGCGCGTCGGCCAGCAGCCCCATTGGCTTTGTCACGGTAGCAGGATTGGTCACGGTATATAAAACTTGATAAGTGGGTGTAAATTATGGTGATAGACATTGGGGTGATTATGAATTGGTCCGGGCTGCTGAAGGCAATTACCTATACCATCCGTGTTATGGTTAGTTCTAATATTAAAACTGTCAAACGACAACGAATTTGTCCCTCAAATGAAGTTTGTCAGTGTTTCTAATCCATGCAGGTAGTCAAGATTAGTCATGGAATTGAATATTTGATATATATATATATGAATATGAGTGTATTGAAGACAGTTTAGCCTACAATTTCTCATTTATGGATAGTTTAATCCTTGATACATCTGACACTAAATCCAAATCCCTTTTTAATACTTGAACGTCCAACCTGAGTATTATTATTTGATATAGATCTGGCCCAAGAAGAAATAGCGTCATACTCTGTACTTGACCAATAGTATGCTTTTAGTCCAGCCTCTGAAAATATTCCGTTATCATATCTATAACCGCCTCCCAATGCTGAAAAGCCAGACGAGTTTGTTGCTCCAATATTTTGACATGTCCAAAAATCCGGGCATCCAATCTGCTTTAACTTTCCACCCTGATCTATCCCTCTCAATCCTGTAGCATCAGCCTGAATTTGACTCATCCCAAGGCATACTTCTAAAATTTTCCAATCCTCGTCAGTTGGTACATGCCAACCTGTTGGACAAAGTTTACGGGTATCAGCTATAGCATAATAATTGTACAATTTACCATAAATTGGATTATATGTACTATAAGCACTTGTAAATGTTGAGTTCCATGATAAATTATCCTCCACAAAACTAATTGGAGTCCCGTCTTTGAAATTTGATACTTTCAGGTTTTCAATAGTCCAGACTTGATTGCCGATAGTTTTGATTTGATAAATATTTCCATCTATATCAGAAATTTCTCCTTCAGTAGTTGAAATACTTTGCTGGCCTGTATAAGATATACCAGATTCATTTTTTATGTATCCACAAATATAATACTTAGTATTTGGTAATAAGTTATTTATGATGATGCTAGTTGATGTGTAAGGGCCAGCAGCAACAATATGCGCTCCTTCAATAGAAGGAGACCCAGTGGTATTATAACATATACCATTTTCTTCCCAAGGCCGTACTGGGGGTATTGATAAACTGTAAGCAACAATAATTGAATTAGTTGTCGCAGTTATCTTTCTTAACTCTATTGAATTAGAATCTGGTGGTTTTAATTTTGGATAAAAAGAAAGTTCTTCGCCATAAGATGTCCCATTTCTATTTGTAGCGTAAGCTCTTAAATAATGCGTATCTCTAATTGACATTGATGCTCCATGCCATATTATGTTAATTTTACTCTCAAAACTGCCGGTACCTGAACCATCAACTGTTAGCCAGGGCTGATCCCATTTGGTGCGAGCACTAACGCCTCTTGAAATAACTTGAGAACCTCCATCATCAATGACTTCTCCGCCAGCTATAGCATAGTCCCATGTAAATTCCGTTATTGGAGTAGTAATCACATTGGGAAGGTTCTCCTTTATACAAGAATTGGTAAAGATAAAAAGACAAAATAAAATACTAATTTGTTTCATACTTTATAGATTGAAATTAAACATTGATGGTTGCTTGATATGGTATTTTAACTTTTCTAATTTACTTAAAACTTGAATAATTCCCATTACTCTGAGGACTTAGCTATTTCTTATGTGAAAAGATATACTCTCTAATCAGCAGGAGTAGTCCAGATTTACGAATTTGTCCCGGTTACCAATCCCGGCAGAAGGGCAGGAGTTGTCTAGTTTTACGAATTTGTCCCAGTTTACCAATCCCGGTGGCGAAGCAGGATTTGTCACGATTTATAAACCTCGCTTGAGTTATGGTTAGTTTTGAGAATCTGTAACTATCACGAAACTTGCGAATTAACCATAACGGCCCGCTGGTAGGTTTAGTTGCCGTCCGTGTCCGGGTTGGCATGTGTTTTTGCAAAGTCCCGATAAGTGGCGATAAGTTGGCTGTCATGATAAAATGGTCAAGATGACTGAGTCCCGGCAAACGGCGAGAATTGCTCCGGGTGCAGAAGCTGGCAGATGGCGATGCAAAAACCATGACAACGGTGCGTCGGCCGACAGCCCAGTAGACTTTTTCACGGATGCAGGATTGCTCCCGGTGTAAAGGTTTAATAAGTGGGTTGCAATTTGAAACATAGACTTTGGGGTGATGTAGGATTTGTCCGGGCTGGCGAAGGCAATTAAACCTACCAGCGTTGTTAGCACAAGTAGTGGATTAAAATGTCACGATAGTTTTAAATCCTGAAATAATTCGTGAATTTGTCACACACGAAAAGCTTTGTTGAGTATTGTCATAAATGGAAGTCCAGCTATCAAAACGAAACGAATTTGGGAGGTTACATTCAACTTACCAATATTGTCCGTGTTATGGGGGGTTAATAATTTACTATTTATTAATTTTTTTACTCCTAATTTCCCCTTTTTGCCCATAGCCAATCCAAGGATCTAAATAAATAAGTTCTAATTTGTTATTTTTAAAATGAAGAAGTGCTTGCAATGTTGATTTGTCAGTTGAGAAATCTAAGTTCGCTTTGCCAAAAGAGTCTAATTGATTTTTTGAGAATTTGATTTGTTTATACCATATTTTATAAGGTCTTGCTGCTTGACATAGTATCATTGAAAAATCTGACTTATTAAAGTTTATTTTTGGAAGTTTAAGACGTGAAAAAACTTCCTCTTTTTCCATTCCAACTTTAATATTATAAAAGAAATTAACTACTGTGTCTTGGATCGTGGCACTTTCCCAATAATAAATGTTTCTTTTTTTATCCTTAATTAAAGTGATTAAATCATTTTCGTTCTCCAAATAAACAAAATATGGGATATCATCGTCAACAGTTATTCTATAGTGTTCTGGATAAATTAATGTGAACATTGAGTCATTTACCAAAGGAAAGTATTTGTTTTCTCTATCGTAAAGTAATTCATTATTTAAAAAAGCAAAAATTGTATCACCTACTTCAGAAACGCAGATGACTTCAGTACTAACAAGTTGATTAGCAATCAAACTATCGGGTACTCTTGGATTTGGGTAAAGTCTTTCACCTAAGTAAATAAATTCTTCACCTGATGTTTTGAAAATAATACTATCAATTCTTGCAAGGGAGCTATTTTCCTGTTTATCCTTTAAAGTTTCATTTGAAGAATTCCTTGGCTGGCAGGAAATTATCATTAAGCCTAGAAGGACTGTAATAAATCCATTGATAAAGCTTCTATTATTCATAATTCCATTTGTTTGTTATATTCAAATTGCAATTGAAAAACTCTCAAAAGAAGTAATATATTAATATAATATTTCATTCGTTTCTGATCTCAATTTTCATGCATTCTTGCAGATTGACAAATAGTCAAATCGGTTGTTCTAATTATCTATAACTCGTTTTTCAAAATCCACCGAAAACAAATCTACAAGTTTTTTTAATACTGAAACTTGATGAATTTCAGACTTTTTGGTTAGCACAAGTAGTTTGAGCAGGAATTGTCCAAGATTGGCCTGCGGATAAATTTCTCCAGGTATATGTAATATGCTTTTTAGACAAAATTGTCAAGGTAGTAATCGCGGGGAGCTTTTCATTACAGATGACAAAAAATCTGAATGTTATGATAAGCCCAATAGATGACGGCGCGAGGCCAATCAAGTCACGAACTATTTGTGCTAACGGCTCGGTGGTTAGGATTAGTTGCCGTCTGTGTCGGGGCTGGCGAGTTTTTTGCAGGTCCCGATAGATGGAACGGAGTTGTCACGTCAAGATAGATTTAAACAGTGTAGCTGCAAAAAACTTGACAGCTTGTGCGTCAGCCGGCAGGCCCATAGACCTTGTCACGGTAGCAGGAGTGGTCAAGGTACAGAAAGTATAATAAGTGGCTTTAAACATGCTCTTTATGACTTTGGGGCTGATTACGAAATTGTCCGGCCTGCCGAAGGCAATTAAGCCTACCATCCGGGTTATGCTTAGGCCTTGAATTAAAACTCAATTTTCAGGTAGATTTGTCACGGTATACAATCTGTCAGCGATTAAGATATTGTCCCTTTTTGATGAAATTATGCTTTGAAGACCATGGCCTTTTTGTCCAGTCGGAATACTGAGAAAGTAAATATATAATTGATGAGAAAAACTTTAGTCTATTTTTTTCATCCTGTATAGAGTAGATCCCCAAAATGCAAAACCAAGCTCTCTTTGCGGAAAATTTGTCAAATTCATTGACAATGAAGGTATCAACTCTGATTTAGTCCATGTTATTCCGCCATCTTTAGTCCTATAGTAAATACTCCCCTTAAAAACAGGCCAATCACCGCCTTCATATGCAGACACATATTCTAAATGAAAACCTTCATTTTCATTACTGAAATGTAGCGTCCCAAGACCATCAAATGGGAAATTGGTCTTAGTCCAACTTAAGCCTCCGTCAGTTGTTTTGAATATTTCTGTAACGCCATCAATGTAGCCGATGTATTCGTTGTAAAAGTATAACTCACGAATATCAGATGTTGTTTTTACAGGTGTGTTCAATGTAGTCCATGTCTGACCATAATCTGAACTTTTATAAATTCGTTGATTCTTTCCAGCAACAAAGATTAAATTACCAGCAAAGACTAGCTCATCATAAGGTGCAATAATTTCTAAATTATTTATAGACCAATTTAAACCACCATCTGAAGTAGTTGCGAGTTTTTTATTTTGCATGCCGTTATTTCCAGTTGTATAAATAATTGCAACCCCTTTTAATTCGTCAAAGAATTTTAGTGAATGTATACTTAAGTAATTAGGGAAAAATGTTTTTGTCCAGGTCTCTCCTCCATTTGTAGTTTTTAACAGCAAACAGCCTTTATTGCAGTCTGCGTCTAAACAGTTCATCGATTGGCTTGATACAAATCCAACATTCTCATTAAGGAAAAAAACAGAATGCAGGTGGAGTGTAGTGCCGGAATTTTGCTTAGTCCACATTTCTCCTGAATCAGTTGTTTTATAGATGTCGCCATTATATCCAACCACAAATCCAATTTCAGAATTTAGGAAATAAAGACCTCTTGAATTAATAGAAAAATCGTAAGTTGATTTTGAGAACTCCCAACCATCCAAACTCAACACGGTATTGTCAATAGGGTTAAATTTGGTTTCTGCTTCATTTATTGGTTTACTACAACCAATTAGAAATATTGCTACCAATAATATTCCAGTGCTTATTTTTGACATGATAATTGGATAAAGGTTAGACAATCAAGGTATTTCTAGATGATTACTTATATAATTCTGAACTAGCTTTACTGTTAATCTATTAACAGCAAAAATCGTTCCAATGCAAATTTGAATTTGCGGTGTTACCTTGTCCCAGTAGGGGAGCAGGAATTGTCTTGATAACAAATTTGTCAAGGTACACGGTCTCTCAGCGATTAAAAATTTGTCCGCTTTATGATAAAAATCCACCTCGAAGCCGTTATGCTTAGGCCTTAATCGTCCAGACGAATCTGTCCCGCAATGCGTTGGGGCTTAAGCATAACGGCTCGGTGGTATGGGGAGTTGCCGTCTGTGTCGGGGTTGGCATGTGTTTTTGCACAGTCCCGATAGATGAGCAGGATTTGGATGTCACGATAAAGTGGTCCAGATAAGTGTGTCCCGATAAGTGAGCAGGGTTTGTCACGGTATGATAAAATTGTCACGATGGTGATGCAAAAACCATGACAACGGCGGGTCGGCCGACAGCCCCATTGGCTTTGTCACGGTAGCAGGAATAGTCACGGTATACTAAACTGGATAAGTGGGTGTAAGTTACGGTGATAGACATTGGAGTGATTGCGAATTGGTCCGGGCTGGCGAAGGCAATTACCTATACCATCCGGGTTATGCTTAGGCCTGGAATTAAAACTTGATTCTTAGCAGGATTTGTCACTATAAACAGTTTCTGTTAAAGTATGGAGTATTATAATAATCAAGTAAGGGATGTCTAAATCTATTATTTTGACTTTGAATTATATAGAAATTCTTCCTGATAGTTGAGATTAAACTGTCCAGAGGTAAAGTTCATTATTTCTCCAGCATTAGATAATCTTTTGTCTTTGAGAAGTTTTACCTCGAATATCCCAGAAATTTGTCTATTTATTGTATCAAGTGATGTTATTTGAATAAAATTGGCTGAAATTGAATCTATTACATAACTATCAGTAAGTAAATCTCCACCAATAGTTTTATTCCAGGAAGACGAAAATTTAGTGATGGTATTCAATTCTGAAATGTCAGAAATGTAGAATGAAAGATATAAACCCTCCTCTTCGTAATTTTTAGAATTTTTCTTTCTTCCATAAATTGAAATAGAATTGTCAGTTTTATGTAAGTAAGAATAATTAGATGTGGCGATCCATTCAGCTCCATCTTTCAGCGCCTTAAAAGATGATAGAGAATCATTCTCAGATTTTTTGCAAGAGAATATGAAGAAGAAAATTGATAGACCAATTATTAGACTTAATC
Proteins encoded in this region:
- a CDS encoding fibrobacter succinogenes major paralogous domain-containing protein — translated: MKQISILFCLFIFTNSCIKENLPNVITTPITEFTWDYAIAGGEVIDDGGSQVISRGVSARTKWDQPWLTVDGSGTGSFESKINIIWHGASMSIRDTHYLRAYATNRNGTSYGEELSFYPKLKPPDSNSIELRKITATTNSIIVAYSLSIPPVRPWEENGICYNTTGSPSIEGAHIVAAGPYTSTSIIINNLLPNTKYYICGYIKNESGISYTGQQSISTTEGEISDIDGNIYQIKTIGNQVWTIENLKVSNFKDGTPISFVEDNLSWNSTFTSAYSTYNPIYGKLYNYYAIADTRKLCPTGWHVPTDEDWKILEVCLGMSQIQADATGLRGIDQGGKLKQIGCPDFWTCQNIGATNSSGFSALGGGYRYDNGIFSEAGLKAYYWSSTEYDAISSWARSISNNNTQVGRSSIKKGFGFSVRCIKD